A single window of [Clostridium] hylemonae DSM 15053 DNA harbors:
- a CDS encoding TatD family hydrolase → MIFDTHAHYDDDQFDEDREELLGSMQAGGVGTIVNISASPRSCREVVDLARKYPFMYAAVGIHPDHVGDLNEDFFKEMEKLLADRKVVAVGEIGLDYYWDNESHDLQKFWFIRQLELARRHDLPVVIHSRDAAADTLEIMKEHAQGLKGIIHCFSYSRELAREYVKMGFSIGVGGVVTFKNAKKLREVVEDTPLTSIVLETDCPYLAPEPNRGKRNNSLYIRYVAEEIARIKNVDYDTVVKQTESNASELYGISDNFVV, encoded by the coding sequence ATGATTTTTGATACGCATGCGCATTATGACGACGATCAGTTTGACGAGGACCGGGAGGAGCTGCTTGGATCCATGCAGGCGGGCGGCGTGGGCACTATTGTGAATATCAGCGCTTCGCCGCGGTCCTGCCGGGAGGTCGTTGATCTGGCTCGGAAATATCCGTTTATGTATGCCGCTGTGGGCATTCATCCGGACCATGTCGGTGATTTGAATGAGGATTTTTTTAAGGAGATGGAAAAGCTGCTTGCGGACAGAAAGGTAGTAGCTGTGGGCGAGATCGGCCTTGATTACTACTGGGACAACGAATCCCATGACTTGCAGAAGTTCTGGTTTATCCGGCAGCTTGAGCTTGCGCGCCGGCATGATCTGCCTGTAGTCATCCACAGCAGAGACGCGGCGGCGGATACGCTGGAAATTATGAAGGAGCATGCGCAGGGGCTTAAGGGGATCATACACTGTTTTTCGTATTCGAGGGAACTGGCCCGGGAGTATGTAAAGATGGGCTTTAGCATCGGTGTCGGCGGAGTCGTCACATTCAAGAACGCGAAAAAGCTCAGGGAAGTTGTGGAGGATACACCGCTTACTTCTATCGTTCTGGAGACAGACTGTCCGTATCTTGCGCCGGAGCCCAACCGTGGAAAGCGGAATAATTCGTTGTATATCCGCTATGTGGCAGAGGAGATCGCACGCATAAAAAATGTGGATTATGACACGGTAGTAAAGCAGACGGAAAGCAATGCGTCAGAATTGTATGGAATTTCGGACAATTTTGTTGTATAA
- the rsmA gene encoding 16S rRNA (adenine(1518)-N(6)/adenine(1519)-N(6))-dimethyltransferase RsmA: MRKPTLGNPQNTIEILQKYDFSFQKKFGQNFLIDTHVLDKIIRAADITKEDMVLEIGPGIGTMTQYLAEAAGKVVAVEIDKNLIPILTDTLHDYDNVTVINEDVLKLDVRELAREENGGRPLKVVANLPYYITTPIIMGLFENDVPVESITVMVQKEVADRMQTGPGNKDYGALSLAVQYYAEPYIVANVPPNCFMPRPRVGSAVIRLTRHEKPPVEVKDEKLMFDIIRASFNQRRKTLANGLNNSDKLSLAKEELIEAIERLGKGPGVRGESLTLEEFAELSNYIYALNR, translated from the coding sequence ATGAGAAAACCGACGCTGGGAAACCCGCAAAATACCATAGAGATACTGCAGAAATATGATTTCTCATTTCAAAAGAAGTTCGGACAGAACTTCTTAATTGATACTCACGTTCTGGATAAAATTATCCGGGCAGCAGACATCACGAAAGAGGATATGGTATTAGAGATCGGCCCCGGAATCGGAACGATGACGCAGTATCTTGCGGAGGCAGCCGGCAAGGTTGTGGCCGTGGAGATCGACAAGAACCTTATCCCGATCCTTACGGACACCCTGCACGATTATGACAATGTTACGGTGATCAATGAGGACGTGCTGAAGCTGGACGTAAGAGAACTGGCCCGGGAGGAAAACGGCGGCAGGCCGCTCAAAGTTGTGGCCAATCTTCCATATTATATAACAACGCCCATTATTATGGGATTATTTGAAAATGATGTCCCGGTGGAAAGTATCACGGTCATGGTGCAGAAAGAAGTCGCAGACAGGATGCAGACCGGACCGGGCAATAAAGACTATGGGGCGCTGTCGCTGGCGGTCCAGTATTATGCAGAACCGTATATCGTCGCAAATGTGCCGCCCAACTGTTTTATGCCAAGGCCCAGGGTGGGCTCTGCCGTTATCCGGCTCACACGCCATGAGAAGCCCCCGGTCGAGGTAAAAGACGAGAAGCTGATGTTTGATATCATAAGAGCATCCTTTAATCAGAGGCGCAAAACGCTTGCTAACGGACTGAACAATTCTGACAAGCTGTCTCTTGCGAAAGAAGAGCTTATCGAAGCGATAGAACGGCTCGGGAAAGGCCCGGGTGTCAGGGGCGAGTCCCTGACGCTTGAGGAATTTGCAGAACTGAGCAATTATATATACGCCCTGAACCGCTGA